The following proteins are encoded in a genomic region of Triticum dicoccoides isolate Atlit2015 ecotype Zavitan chromosome 1B, WEW_v2.0, whole genome shotgun sequence:
- the LOC119345200 gene encoding amidophosphoribosyltransferase, chloroplastic-like: MGMAAATTTAPSTSRLLYHHHTTSGSKRHTHHHQQRLRYAPNPSPLALRRRLSPPAGAALLPDRVTPFSYGADDESDDHPREECGLVGVVGHPDASSLCYLGLQKLQHRGEEGAGIVAAGGDGKLKSVTGLGLVADVFGDPSRLASLPGPAAIGHVRYSTAGAAASLRNVQPFLAGYRFGQVAVAHNGNLVNYQALRSKLEARGSIFNTTSDTEVILHLISTSLSRPLLARICDACERLAGAYSLLFLTADKLFAVRDPHGFRPLVLGRLPNGAVAFASETCALDLIDATYEREVEPGEVVMVDRRDMSVSSACLVPHLPRRACVFEHIYFSLPNSVVFSHDVHERRTAFGRALAEESPAPGADVVIPVPDSGFYAALGFSRESGLEFQQGLIRWHYSGRSFIQPTQAIRDLAVKLKLAPVRGVIRGKSVVVVDDSLVRGTTSSKIVRLLRDAGAREVHMRIASPPVVGSCLYGIDTPSDGELISNRMDLEGVRREIGSDSLAFLSLDKLHGIYGEEAGDYCDACFSRKYPVLPTLPEPAAEFDEEE, encoded by the coding sequence atgggaatggccgccgccaccaccaccgctccGTCCACGTCGCGCCTCCTCTATCACCACCACACCACATCCGGCTCCAAGCGCCacacccaccaccaccagcagCGGCTCAGGTACGCCCCCAATCCGTCCCCTCTCGCTCTGCGCCGCCGCCTTTCGCCGCCAGCCGGGGCGGCGCTCCTGCCGGACCGCGTGACCCCGTTCTCCTACGGGGCGGACGACGAATCCGACGACCACCCGCGCGAGGAGTGCGGCCTGGTGGGGGTCGTGGGCCACCCGGACGCCTCCTCGCTCTGCTACCTGGGCCTGCAGAAGCTGCAGCACCGCGGGGAGGAGGGCGCCGGGATCGTCGCCGCCGGGGGGGACGGCAAGCTCAAGTCCGTGACCGGGCTGGGGCTCGTCGCCGACGTCTTCGGCGACCCGTCCAGGCTCGCGTCGCTGCCCGGGCCCGCCGCCATCGGgcacgtgcgctactccaccgccggcgccgccgcgtccCTCCGGAACGTGCAGCCGTTCCTGGCCGGGTACAGGTTCGGGCAGGTCGCCGTGGCGCACAACGGCAACCTCGTCAACTACCAGGCGCTGCGGAGCAAGCTGGAGGCGCGGGGCTCCATCTTCAATACCACCTCCGACACGGAGGTCATCCTCCACCTCATCTCCACGTCGCTCTCGCGGCCGCTGCTGGCGCGCATCTGCGACGCCTGCGAGCGCCTCGCGGGGGCCTACTCGCTGCTCTTCCTCACGGCCGACAAGCTGTTCGCCGTGCGCGATCCGCACGGGTTCCGCCCGCTGGTGCTCGGCCGCCTCCCCAACGGCGCCGTGGCCTTCGCGTCCGAGACCTGCGCGCTGGACCTCATCGACGCCACCTACGAGCGCGAGGTGGAGCCCGGGGAGGTGGTCATGGTCGACCGCCGCGACATGTCCGTCTCCTCGGCCTGCCTCGTCCCGCACCTGCCCCGCCGGGCCTGCGTCTTCGAGCACATCTACTTCTCCCTCCCCAACTCGGTCGTCTTCTCGCACGACGTCCACGAGCGCCGCACGGCCTTCGGCCGCGCCCTCGCCGAGGAGTCCCCGGCGCCGGGCGCCGACGTGGTCATCCCGGTGCCGGACTCGGGCTTCTACGCCGCGCTGGGCTTCTCGCGCGAGTCGGGGCTGGAGTTCCAGCAGGGCCTGATCCGGTGGCACTACAGCGGGCGCAGCTTCATCCAGCCGACGCAGGCGATCCGCGACCTGGCCGTGAAGCTCAAGCTGGCGCCCGTGCGCGGCGTGATCCGCGGCaagagcgtggtggtggtggacgacTCCCTGGTCCGGGGCACCACGTCGAGCAAGATCGTGCGGCTGCTCCGCGACGCCGGCGCCCGCGAGGTGCACATGCGCATCGCCAGCCCGCCGGTGGTGGGGTCGTGCCTGTACGGCATCGACACGCCGAGCGACGGGGAGCTGATCTCGAACCGGATGGACCTGGAGGGCGTGCGGCGGGAGATCGGCAGCGACTCCCTCGCCTTCCTCTCGCTGGACAAGCTGCACGGCATCTACGGCGAGGAGGCGGGCGACTACTGCGACGCGTGCTTCTCGCGCAAGTACCCCGTGCTGCCCACGCTCCCCGAGCCGGccgccgaattcgacgaggaggagtGA